A DNA window from Coffea arabica cultivar ET-39 chromosome 6c, Coffea Arabica ET-39 HiFi, whole genome shotgun sequence contains the following coding sequences:
- the LOC140008735 gene encoding uncharacterized protein yields the protein MIERHRDWHEKLPYALMAYRTAIRTSIGATPYNLMYGMEAVLLAEVEIPSLRILMEAKLEEAEWIQQRHGQLSLIDEKRLNAICHGQSYQKRVARAYNKKVRPRIFTEGDKVLKHILPVQEEAKGKFAPNWQGPFIVQKILSGGALILAEMDGQVFPQPINSDMCKKFFI from the coding sequence ATGATTGAGAGACACCGTGATTGGCATGAGAAGCTCCCTTATGCATTAATGGCATATAGAACTGCTATTCGGACTTCTATTGGGGCAACTCCCTATAATCTCATGTACGGAATGGAAGCAGTTTTGCTAGCCGAAGTCGAAATCCCTTCTTTGCGCATTTTAATGGAGGCCAAGCTGGAGGAGGCTGAGTGGATTCAACAACGTCATGGGCAGTTGTCTTTAATTGATGAGAAAAGGTTAAATGCCATTTGTCATGGTCAAAGTTATCAAAAGAGGGTAGCCCGTGCTTACAATAAGAAGGTCAGACCACGGATATTCACAGAAGGAGATAAAGTGTTGAAACACATTTTGCCAGTACAAGAGGAAGCTAAGGGAAAATTTGCACCAAATTGGCAAGGCCCTTTTATTGTCCAGAAAATTTTGTCCGGGGGAGCGCTCATTCTTGCAGAAATGGATGGGCAAGTGTTCCCTCAACCAATCAATTCggatatgtgtaagaaatttttcatatga